In Cenarchaeum symbiont of Oopsacas minuta, a single window of DNA contains:
- a CDS encoding aminotransferase produces MRPDWLQKKITDHAALDGYIKPKLGDLLRLDSNENLTIPKKDVWRLVESGSDADLRKYPLGMTEKLIVAIEEHLGVPNGTVGVGSGSDQILDLLISNFATTKTRMLVCDPTFSFFEQRCRLYGIKTIKVPFTDNMKLSADSISSKKADILYLDVPNNPTGFAFTKKDLEDLVRNFEGLVIIDEAYAEFGGYTLSTLAPKLDNLVVTRTFSKAYGMAGLRLGYLVTNTEFADVFNRVIQYPYPVSTASIYAALELLSNDVAIKQAQKTISQIKSERARMLESMRKYDTFDVFDSDANFILFDAHGASKRVHTALEEQGIEVRNLGRIGEHTGCLRVTVGTREMNSKFLLAIRDLLQ; encoded by the coding sequence ATGAGACCTGATTGGTTACAAAAAAAAATCACAGATCATGCAGCCCTTGATGGATACATAAAACCAAAACTAGGTGATCTATTACGGTTAGACTCTAACGAAAATTTAACCATTCCCAAAAAAGATGTTTGGAGACTAGTTGAAAGTGGCTCGGATGCAGATCTGCGCAAGTATCCGTTAGGCATGACTGAAAAATTGATCGTGGCTATAGAGGAGCATCTTGGCGTACCAAATGGAACAGTGGGAGTAGGTTCAGGCTCTGATCAGATATTAGATCTACTGATCTCAAACTTTGCTACTACAAAGACGCGTATGCTTGTATGTGATCCAACGTTTTCGTTCTTTGAACAGCGCTGTAGATTATATGGAATAAAGACCATAAAAGTGCCGTTTACCGACAACATGAAACTATCTGCTGACTCTATCTCATCAAAAAAAGCCGATATTTTGTATCTCGATGTACCAAATAATCCTACTGGCTTTGCATTTACAAAAAAAGATCTAGAGGATCTAGTGCGCAACTTTGAAGGACTTGTAATTATAGACGAGGCGTACGCTGAATTTGGAGGATATACACTATCTACACTAGCTCCAAAACTTGACAACCTTGTGGTAACGCGCACCTTTTCAAAAGCGTACGGAATGGCTGGTCTCCGTTTGGGATATCTTGTCACAAATACAGAGTTTGCCGACGTCTTTAACCGCGTGATACAATATCCGTACCCTGTCAGCACTGCTTCGATATATGCAGCACTTGAACTGCTTTCAAATGATGTTGCCATAAAACAAGCACAAAAGACAATATCGCAGATAAAATCAGAACGTGCGAGAATGTTAGAATCAATGCGCAAGTATGACACTTTCGACGTGTTTGATTCTGATGCAAATTTTATTCTCTTTGACGCACATGGTGCATCTAAACGAGTTCATACAGCTCTAGAAGAGCAAGGCATAGAGGTACGCAATCTAGGTAGAATTGGAGAACATACTGGATGCCTGAGAGTTACTGTCGGAACTCGTGAGATGAACTCTAAATTTCTACTCGCAATACGGGATCTACTTCAATGA
- a CDS encoding phosphatase: protein MISIGKGVYARKDIAAQINAAQCIFFDCDGVLVNVAKSYDNTIRKTVDILLDRFAGIEKNPIPVTAEIIEAFKASGGFNDEIDLTYAVSLCIVAASGDSQYVMHVADAADSTGLASVEEYLANVPKVCKLRNKLAYPGDGHGGLVYDIFDSIFYGSKLYASMNRDDVGVSQKSGLIDYDKVIMDANLAPNLTTRFGRKPGIVTGRGMLSIRHTLGRMLDDFDVENSLFLEDEPRKMAKPNPESLVHCMAGMGIERSIFVGDSIEDLILSQRALESDKKVTFCGVIGTSLDPQKKLELFEDKGAHMAVDSVLRLPQVLTAGKFSKLS, encoded by the coding sequence ATGATATCTATAGGAAAGGGAGTGTATGCTAGAAAAGATATAGCTGCTCAGATCAATGCTGCCCAGTGCATATTCTTTGACTGCGATGGAGTGCTAGTCAATGTTGCTAAATCATATGATAATACTATACGCAAAACTGTGGACATATTGTTGGATAGATTTGCTGGCATTGAAAAAAATCCCATACCTGTAACGGCAGAAATTATAGAGGCATTCAAAGCATCTGGCGGATTTAACGACGAGATTGATCTAACGTATGCTGTATCGTTGTGTATAGTTGCCGCCTCTGGGGATTCCCAATACGTAATGCATGTAGCAGATGCAGCAGATTCCACAGGTCTTGCATCTGTGGAAGAGTATCTTGCCAATGTGCCAAAAGTTTGCAAATTACGCAACAAACTTGCATATCCTGGAGACGGTCATGGTGGTTTAGTATATGACATATTTGATTCGATCTTTTATGGCTCAAAACTATATGCGTCCATGAACAGAGATGACGTTGGAGTGTCTCAAAAATCTGGTCTGATAGACTATGATAAAGTCATAATGGATGCCAATCTTGCTCCAAACCTGACAACTCGGTTTGGTAGAAAGCCTGGAATAGTTACAGGCAGAGGAATGCTCTCGATACGGCATACACTTGGAAGAATGCTTGATGACTTTGATGTGGAAAATTCACTCTTCTTGGAAGATGAGCCACGCAAAATGGCAAAACCAAATCCTGAATCATTGGTGCACTGCATGGCTGGCATGGGAATAGAGCGATCCATATTCGTAGGTGACTCTATCGAGGATCTTATCTTGTCTCAGAGAGCTCTTGAATCAGACAAAAAAGTAACATTTTGTGGCGTTATTGGAACGAGCCTTGATCCACAGAAAAAACTTGAACTTTTTGAGGATAAAGGAGCACATATGGCAGTTGATTCTGTATTGCGCCTGCCTCAGGTTTTAACGGCAGGTAAATTTTCAAAATTATCATGA
- a CDS encoding death-on-curing family protein, whose translation MIKYLTVDYVIYLHDIIREHFPENTASGKINKNKIQSIVDKPSLKIADQEIYTTIYEKAACLLEAFCREHVFTDGNKRTAILAMFTFLTINNHNIVLPSNTVKYIVEITKHMEQKPEDIKILIKEISKWIEKRSSINNKNRYDI comes from the coding sequence ATGATAAAATATCTTACTGTTGACTATGTAATATATTTACATGATATCATTCGAGAACATTTTCCTGAAAATACAGCAAGTGGTAAAATTAATAAAAATAAAATTCAATCGATTGTCGATAAACCAAGTTTGAAAATCGCAGATCAAGAGATCTATACAACAATATATGAAAAGGCAGCATGTCTGTTGGAAGCATTTTGTAGAGAACATGTATTTACAGACGGGAACAAACGAACTGCGATACTTGCAATGTTTACATTTCTTACAATCAATAATCACAATATTGTATTACCATCTAACACTGTAAAGTATATTGTAGAGATTACAAAACACATGGAACAAAAACCAGAAGATATTAAAATTTTGATCAAAGAGATCAGTAAATGGATTGAAAAAAGGTCATCGATAAATAACAAAAATCGATACGATATATAA
- a CDS encoding translation-associated GTPase — MQIGLLGKANVGKSTFFSAATQTSVPMGNFPFTTIKPNVGVAHVRRACACMHFGSQLCGNCENGTRLIPIGLIDVAGLVPGAHEGRGLGNKFLDDARQADALVHVVDISGSTDIEGQPVAIGSHDPLKDIEFVHNEFDAWFTQLLEREWHKLTKETEQKKITLLDAVANRLSGLGIKLADVKDALQSENRTDIKPSCWQSADIASFASALRRHSKPIVIAANKADACLDLEILSKIKETIVPCSAEVELLLCKADKSGLAKYNPGSENFVETKGANEAQKKALAKAKTVIEKINGTGIQKILEIIVFDELKLLTVYPVEDETKLQNKDGSTLPDVKLLPLGSTAKDLARTIHADLADGFLHAINCKSKQRIGADYEIKDGDVIKIVSTKGRG, encoded by the coding sequence ATGCAGATCGGATTATTGGGCAAGGCGAACGTGGGAAAATCTACATTCTTCTCAGCTGCTACGCAGACGTCCGTACCAATGGGAAACTTTCCATTTACCACCATTAAACCCAACGTGGGTGTGGCACATGTTAGAAGAGCTTGCGCGTGCATGCATTTTGGATCCCAATTGTGTGGTAACTGTGAAAACGGAACAAGGCTCATACCGATAGGGCTCATAGATGTGGCAGGGCTTGTTCCGGGAGCACATGAGGGTAGAGGTTTGGGCAACAAGTTTCTTGATGATGCACGCCAAGCTGATGCTCTTGTACATGTGGTAGATATTTCAGGAAGCACAGACATTGAAGGACAACCAGTTGCTATTGGTTCGCATGATCCTCTAAAAGATATTGAATTTGTACATAATGAGTTTGATGCTTGGTTTACACAACTCTTGGAGCGGGAATGGCATAAACTTACAAAAGAGACAGAGCAGAAAAAAATTACTCTACTAGATGCAGTAGCTAATCGGTTAAGCGGTCTTGGAATAAAATTAGCAGATGTAAAAGATGCACTTCAATCAGAGAATCGCACGGATATAAAACCATCCTGCTGGCAAAGTGCAGATATTGCATCATTTGCATCTGCACTCAGAAGACATTCAAAACCTATAGTTATTGCAGCAAACAAAGCAGATGCATGTTTAGACTTGGAGATTTTATCAAAAATAAAGGAAACAATAGTACCATGTAGTGCAGAAGTTGAACTCTTGTTATGTAAAGCAGATAAATCTGGACTTGCAAAATATAATCCTGGCTCTGAAAACTTTGTAGAGACTAAAGGTGCAAATGAAGCACAAAAAAAAGCACTTGCAAAAGCAAAAACAGTAATAGAAAAAATAAATGGAACTGGAATCCAAAAGATCTTGGAAATTATAGTATTTGATGAGCTAAAATTACTGACTGTTTATCCTGTGGAAGATGAGACAAAACTACAAAACAAAGATGGTTCTACACTACCTGACGTAAAATTATTGCCTCTAGGTTCTACTGCAAAGGATCTAGCACGAACCATACACGCAGATTTAGCTGATGGATTTTTGCACGCAATAAACTGTAAAAGCAAACAACGTATCGGGGCAGACTATGAAATAAAGGATGGGGACGTGATAAAGATCGTCTCTACCAAAGGCAGGGGATAG
- a CDS encoding Kae1, protein MDKRRSKRTILSDVRGIYKPPKGSGIHPREASRHHVACGPDVLSKCLQEAKVKIQDIDAISYAAGPGLGPCLRVGAVVARSLASFYKKPLYPVNHAIGHIELGRMLTGATDPLVLLVSGGHTMLLAFAHPRWRVFGETLDITLGQLLDQFGRSLGFASPCGARVEKLAKSTKYTPLPYSVRGNDVSFSGLLSAAKKAAINCKSTACYSLQETAFAMIAEASERAIAFTGKKEMLIVGGVAANSRLSFMLEGACKRHKCKLYVVSPKFSGDCGSQIACVGMLESATYGGVEIKDAFVRQSWRLDSVDY, encoded by the coding sequence TTGGATAAAAGACGCTCCAAACGTACTATACTATCTGATGTGAGGGGCATATACAAACCTCCCAAAGGCAGTGGAATACATCCACGCGAGGCATCACGACACCACGTAGCGTGCGGTCCAGATGTACTCTCAAAATGTCTACAAGAGGCAAAAGTAAAGATACAAGATATTGATGCAATATCGTATGCAGCAGGTCCCGGTCTTGGACCTTGCTTGCGCGTCGGCGCGGTGGTTGCACGCTCACTTGCATCTTTTTACAAAAAACCTCTCTATCCGGTAAACCACGCCATAGGTCACATTGAACTTGGCCGTATGCTTACTGGTGCAACTGATCCACTCGTACTATTGGTCTCTGGAGGACATACGATGCTACTTGCGTTTGCGCACCCAAGATGGCGCGTCTTTGGTGAGACATTGGATATAACATTGGGACAGCTTTTGGATCAGTTTGGTAGATCTCTTGGATTTGCCTCTCCGTGTGGTGCCCGCGTGGAGAAACTTGCAAAATCTACAAAATATACGCCTCTGCCTTATTCGGTACGTGGAAACGACGTATCTTTCTCAGGACTATTATCGGCAGCCAAAAAGGCTGCCATCAACTGCAAAAGTACCGCATGTTATTCACTGCAAGAGACTGCGTTTGCCATGATCGCTGAAGCCTCAGAGCGTGCCATTGCGTTTACAGGAAAAAAAGAGATGCTAATAGTTGGCGGAGTTGCAGCAAACTCTCGTCTCTCTTTTATGTTAGAGGGAGCATGCAAAAGACACAAATGCAAACTGTATGTAGTATCGCCAAAATTCTCCGGAGACTGTGGATCACAGATTGCATGCGTTGGGATGCTTGAATCTGCAACATATGGTGGAGTAGAGATCAAAGATGCATTTGTACGGCAGTCATGGAGACTAGATAGTGTGGATTATTGA
- a CDS encoding Transcription initiation factor IIE produces the protein MVEKYEDPFVRIASMIGGDEYLKIARSLLKVEDATDEEIASSTGLRINLVRKILYDLFGKSLITGIRVKDERKGWFVYRWRSRRDEVENYIENQKKKITARLQQRLDYERSSEFYHCGNNDCDRVTFETALDGMFKCPSCGMVLNLKKNERAKKGFADKIDVILNDMQQKI, from the coding sequence ATGGTTGAAAAGTACGAGGATCCATTTGTACGGATCGCCTCGATGATAGGTGGGGATGAATATCTAAAGATAGCTAGATCGCTGTTAAAGGTCGAGGATGCAACCGATGAAGAGATTGCAAGTTCTACTGGATTGCGAATAAATTTGGTGCGAAAGATTCTATACGATCTATTTGGCAAGTCGCTGATCACTGGAATACGCGTAAAGGATGAACGCAAGGGCTGGTTTGTGTACAGATGGCGTTCACGACGTGATGAAGTCGAGAACTATATAGAAAACCAAAAGAAAAAGATTACCGCACGTCTGCAACAGAGATTAGATTACGAGAGATCTTCAGAATTTTATCATTGTGGAAACAACGACTGCGACAGAGTTACCTTTGAGACTGCCTTGGATGGTATGTTTAAATGCCCTTCTTGTGGCATGGTGTTAAATCTAAAAAAGAATGAAAGAGCTAAAAAGGGTTTTGCTGACAAGATAGATGTAATACTCAACGATATGCAACAAAAGATCTAA
- a CDS encoding tRNA methyltransferase, with the protein MVIEVLRIGERVVRDDRATTHVALVARAFGAMRIYMSGIGAGVEESIDKVNKRWGGMFAVEVIESWKKIAREKKRSGFKIVHLTMYGQNVDDIAPEIREYSDILVIIGAEKVPREVYDMADYNVAVGNQPHSEISALAILLDRLGAGFSREQHGAHMKIIPQKRGKMVLYDGVEKSANC; encoded by the coding sequence TTGGTCATAGAGGTTCTCCGCATAGGTGAGAGAGTGGTACGTGATGATAGAGCTACCACACATGTAGCACTAGTAGCACGCGCATTTGGTGCTATGCGCATATACATGAGTGGCATTGGTGCAGGTGTTGAAGAGAGTATAGATAAAGTAAACAAGAGATGGGGCGGCATGTTTGCAGTAGAGGTGATAGAGAGTTGGAAAAAGATCGCCCGTGAAAAAAAAAGATCAGGATTCAAGATTGTACATCTTACAATGTATGGACAAAATGTGGACGATATTGCACCTGAGATTAGAGAGTATTCAGATATTTTGGTAATCATCGGAGCAGAAAAGGTTCCTAGAGAGGTATACGATATGGCAGATTATAACGTGGCCGTCGGCAATCAACCACATTCAGAGATTAGCGCTCTTGCCATACTATTAGATAGACTCGGGGCAGGATTCTCTAGAGAACAACATGGAGCGCATATGAAGATTATACCGCAGAAACGAGGCAAGATGGTATTATATGATGGCGTAGAAAAATCGGCAAACTGTTAA
- a CDS encoding GTPase, with amino-acid sequence MEDTVNEALELCNSAGYKVLHILRQRYMRQPTYGIGKESLEKLKEIAEKLDPDVIIYDEMLKPSQNYNLASHLHRNILDREALILEIFEARASSAESKLQVKLAQMRYEMSRAKEKVRLARMGEQPGFMGIGRFEVDTYYNDIRHRMNSVKSKLEKSHRQRQLHRSGRERLGWSIVSLAGYTSAGKTTLFNMLTGEQNKQDAKLFTTLTTTTRRAKLGGEAILVSDTVGFISRLPTYMIRAFHSTLEEMVYADVILLVVDAGEETKQMVKKYKSCQLALAEIGVECDKVLTVLNKSDLAHTSADIAAKELGLDLGNRWVAISAKKGTNCKRLQEMVAKMTEVKRWS; translated from the coding sequence TTGGAAGATACAGTAAATGAGGCACTCGAGCTCTGCAACTCTGCAGGATACAAGGTACTGCATATACTACGACAGAGATACATGCGCCAACCCACATATGGCATAGGTAAAGAATCCCTTGAAAAGCTAAAAGAGATAGCTGAAAAGCTAGATCCAGATGTCATCATATATGATGAGATGTTAAAACCAAGTCAAAATTACAATCTTGCATCACATTTACATCGTAACATACTCGACAGGGAGGCACTCATACTAGAGATATTCGAGGCTCGAGCTTCTAGTGCAGAGTCAAAGTTACAAGTAAAATTGGCACAGATGCGCTATGAGATGTCTCGTGCAAAAGAGAAGGTGAGGTTGGCAAGGATGGGCGAACAACCAGGATTCATGGGTATTGGCAGATTTGAAGTGGACACATATTATAACGATATACGTCATAGGATGAACTCGGTAAAATCAAAGCTTGAAAAATCCCACAGACAACGTCAGCTGCATAGAAGTGGAAGAGAGAGATTGGGATGGAGTATCGTCTCGCTTGCAGGATATACATCAGCTGGTAAAACTACACTCTTTAACATGCTTACTGGAGAGCAGAACAAACAAGATGCAAAATTATTCACGACGTTAACTACTACTACTCGTAGAGCAAAACTTGGTGGCGAGGCGATTCTTGTTTCAGATACAGTAGGTTTTATCAGCAGACTTCCCACGTATATGATTAGAGCATTTCATTCTACTTTGGAGGAGATGGTTTATGCAGATGTCATACTACTTGTAGTAGATGCTGGAGAAGAGACAAAGCAGATGGTCAAAAAATACAAGAGTTGTCAGCTCGCGCTTGCTGAGATTGGAGTAGAGTGTGATAAAGTTCTTACCGTCTTGAACAAATCTGATCTAGCGCACACCTCTGCAGATATAGCTGCCAAAGAACTTGGTTTAGATTTAGGAAATAGATGGGTTGCAATCTCTGCGAAAAAAGGAACCAACTGTAAACGTCTTCAAGAGATGGTTGCAAAGATGACAGAGGTAAAACGTTGGTCATAG
- a CDS encoding PhoU family transcriptional regulator: MDEQEEARKIQFTGKSSYIVSLPKIWITEMGLKRGDQVRMRRQGATEILISPQKLRIRKMAKDEAIVEISSTENADTVMRKIISLYFMGFKTIKVKPKNGRLCTAQRAAVKDVTKRLLMGAEIIYDSSSGVTLQVLVSLIELTVDGAFKRMIHLAKAMLSDAIIAAGEENTDLAKEVIQTDDEVDRFGFYIIRQIEIAVRNEHMLKEIGFSSLRSCLGYRIVVKNIERTGDQAVLIAMDLIGMKKGLKKSLHKDINRMSEFAMELIDEACLAMFKDDYVQAEKIVTEAAKISLYEEAVLEAAGSGDRSAYQARRIAGNLRRIAEYASDIAEIVLNMTVEKTLKN, translated from the coding sequence ATGGATGAACAAGAAGAGGCACGAAAGATCCAGTTTACCGGCAAGTCATCGTACATTGTATCTCTTCCAAAGATATGGATAACAGAGATGGGTCTAAAGCGCGGCGATCAAGTAAGAATGCGTAGACAGGGTGCAACAGAGATTCTAATCTCACCTCAAAAGCTTCGCATACGCAAGATGGCAAAAGACGAGGCCATAGTCGAGATCAGCTCAACTGAGAATGCAGATACGGTGATGCGCAAGATAATCTCTTTGTATTTTATGGGATTTAAGACGATAAAAGTAAAACCAAAGAATGGAAGACTTTGTACGGCACAGAGGGCAGCTGTAAAAGATGTTACAAAAAGACTGCTGATGGGTGCAGAGATAATATATGATTCAAGTTCTGGTGTAACGTTGCAGGTTCTTGTAAGTCTAATAGAGCTTACAGTAGATGGAGCATTTAAGAGAATGATACATCTAGCAAAAGCAATGCTCTCGGATGCAATAATTGCAGCAGGTGAGGAGAATACAGATCTTGCAAAAGAGGTTATACAGACAGATGATGAGGTGGATAGATTTGGATTTTACATTATACGACAGATAGAGATTGCTGTGCGTAACGAGCATATGTTAAAAGAGATAGGATTTTCAAGTTTGAGAAGCTGTCTTGGATATAGAATCGTTGTAAAGAATATAGAGAGGACTGGAGATCAGGCCGTGCTAATTGCAATGGATCTGATAGGAATGAAAAAAGGTCTCAAAAAATCCTTGCACAAAGATATCAACAGGATGAGTGAGTTTGCCATGGAGTTGATAGACGAGGCGTGTCTTGCCATGTTCAAAGATGACTATGTGCAAGCAGAAAAGATCGTAACAGAGGCTGCAAAGATCTCATTGTACGAAGAGGCAGTCTTGGAAGCTGCAGGTTCAGGTGATCGTAGTGCATATCAAGCAAGGCGCATAGCTGGCAATCTCCGTCGCATAGCAGAGTATGCAAGTGACATTGCAGAGATTGTGCTCAATATGACCGTAGAGAAGACGCTAAAGAACTAG
- a CDS encoding NAD(P)H-hydrate epimerase translates to MEISVKQMMAIENNGHEMGFLKKFMMENAGAAAANRLIERTGDISSKKILVYAGLGNNGGDAMVVARHLAGYGANPHIVLLGDFEKIKTEESRWNWNILTKMHSVEISSKIESVNWDIIIDGILGTGITGDIREPYASAISSINRSDALKLAIDVPSGLDPDTGRESNVVVKADMTVTFHKLKSGMPSRADLCGTIHVEKIGIPPEAEKGVLS, encoded by the coding sequence ATGGAGATTAGTGTAAAGCAGATGATGGCCATAGAAAATAACGGTCACGAGATGGGGTTTTTAAAAAAATTCATGATGGAGAATGCCGGTGCCGCTGCCGCAAACAGATTGATTGAGAGGACTGGAGATATATCCTCAAAGAAGATTCTAGTATATGCTGGACTTGGAAACAACGGTGGAGATGCAATGGTGGTAGCGCGTCATCTTGCCGGATATGGTGCAAACCCGCATATCGTTTTGCTTGGTGATTTTGAAAAAATAAAGACCGAGGAGAGTAGATGGAACTGGAATATATTAACAAAGATGCACTCAGTAGAGATCTCGTCCAAAATAGAGAGTGTCAACTGGGATATAATAATAGATGGTATACTTGGGACAGGAATAACAGGAGATATACGCGAACCATATGCTTCTGCCATATCCTCTATAAACAGATCAGATGCATTAAAACTTGCAATAGATGTACCCTCTGGACTTGATCCAGATACAGGTAGAGAGTCAAACGTTGTAGTAAAAGCAGACATGACAGTTACATTTCATAAACTAAAGTCTGGTATGCCCAGTAGAGCTGATCTATGTGGAACAATACACGTTGAAAAAATAGGGATACCTCCAGAGGCTGAGAAAGGTGTTCTTTCATGA